In Pseudothermotoga sp., one genomic interval encodes:
- a CDS encoding sugar ABC transporter permease — protein MKGRLIPWLMVLPTLILFLSMTIYPFAFMIWASFRDYDLSKRAETHFIGLSNYFQIPKDRTAIESFKFTVKLLSIAVPIEILLGVGIAFLVRGAKGEKIIRSSFLIPMMVPAAVSGVAWKMLYNYAFGPVNWFLSLFGVSKISWLGDMNYAQLGIIIIDVWQWTPFVFLMIYAGLQSIPQDLIDAARVDGADWGRVFLHVEFPLLRPLILVALVLRIIDCLKTFDIVFMTTWGGPGAATHTYSFYIYKVGISFGWNIGYASALSVLLLIVSMVLVNLVFRLVKMRRQLGFGGEEL, from the coding sequence ATGAAAGGCAGATTAATTCCTTGGTTGATGGTTCTTCCAACTTTGATTCTTTTTCTTTCTATGACCATCTATCCTTTCGCCTTCATGATCTGGGCTTCTTTCAGAGACTATGATCTCTCTAAACGCGCTGAAACTCACTTTATAGGTCTTTCGAATTATTTCCAAATACCGAAGGATAGAACCGCGATCGAGTCGTTCAAATTCACAGTTAAACTTCTTTCTATAGCTGTGCCGATTGAAATTCTCCTCGGAGTGGGTATAGCTTTCCTGGTTAGAGGTGCTAAAGGTGAGAAAATCATACGTTCTTCCTTCTTGATACCCATGATGGTGCCAGCCGCCGTATCCGGTGTGGCTTGGAAAATGCTTTATAACTATGCGTTTGGTCCAGTGAATTGGTTCCTTTCCTTGTTTGGTGTGTCCAAAATTTCCTGGCTCGGTGATATGAACTACGCTCAGCTCGGGATAATAATCATCGATGTGTGGCAGTGGACACCTTTCGTTTTTCTTATGATATACGCAGGTCTACAGTCTATACCTCAAGATTTGATAGACGCGGCAAGGGTCGATGGTGCCGATTGGGGTAGAGTGTTTCTACACGTCGAGTTCCCTTTGCTCAGACCATTGATACTTGTTGCTCTTGTGCTGAGAATCATCGATTGTCTTAAGACGTTCGACATAGTCTTCATGACCACTTGGGGTGGCCCCGGGGCAGCAACACACACGTACAGCTTTTATATTTACAAGGTTGGAATTTCTTTCGGGTGGAATATCGGCTATGCTTCTGCGCTCAGTGTACTTCTGTTAATAGTCAGTATGGTCTTAGTCAATCTCGTCTTTAGGTTGGTGAAGATGAGGCGTCAACTGGGATTTGGAGGTGAAGAATTGTGA
- a CDS encoding GntR family transcriptional regulator, with protein MYVHKGVKVIIPKYRLIEQFLLSEIKSGKYTADGKLPTEKELMEKFSASRETVRKALDRLTVKGIIVRKPGVGTFINSERSNHLVGIIVQQITSYIFPYVVFGAEDYLFRNNYKMLLGNASEDPSRERQVIEEWIESGVCGLIIDPVYSATKRSNRDYIKSLVKLGIKVVVVHTDWNIDGTSCVILDDAYGGAKAAEIFHQFGHRRVAVLYKSIHLPSFVRAMSFIQRARELGFEKIYEKSFNVSEFTGVPMQMAYELLTMPRQLRPTAVFCYNDATALQLQLVAKRLGLSIPEDLSVIGFDDAPIGDFRDILTTFAHPKEEVGRKAAELLLKMLDNGQVERCVLPPELIERSSVASPSF; from the coding sequence ATGTACGTACATAAAGGAGTGAAAGTTATCATACCCAAGTACAGGCTCATCGAGCAGTTCTTACTATCAGAAATCAAATCCGGTAAATATACAGCCGACGGAAAGTTGCCCACGGAGAAGGAACTCATGGAAAAATTCAGCGCGAGCAGGGAAACTGTCAGAAAAGCGCTCGATAGATTGACGGTAAAGGGCATCATAGTGAGAAAACCAGGTGTTGGAACATTCATCAACTCAGAAAGGAGCAACCATTTGGTGGGAATCATCGTACAACAGATAACTAGTTATATATTTCCCTATGTGGTCTTCGGTGCAGAGGATTATTTGTTCAGAAACAATTACAAGATGTTGCTTGGGAATGCATCTGAAGATCCATCTCGAGAAAGACAAGTCATAGAGGAATGGATCGAATCGGGAGTCTGCGGGTTGATAATTGATCCAGTTTACAGCGCCACGAAACGTTCGAATAGAGACTACATAAAGTCTCTGGTAAAGTTAGGGATAAAAGTTGTAGTCGTACATACTGACTGGAATATAGATGGAACGAGTTGCGTGATTCTGGACGATGCTTACGGTGGTGCAAAAGCGGCCGAGATATTTCATCAGTTTGGCCACAGAAGGGTCGCTGTGTTGTACAAATCGATACACTTGCCGAGTTTCGTCAGGGCAATGAGCTTCATTCAGAGGGCCAGAGAACTCGGATTTGAGAAAATTTACGAAAAATCATTCAATGTCTCAGAGTTCACAGGCGTACCCATGCAAATGGCATACGAGCTTCTAACGATGCCTAGGCAGTTAAGACCAACTGCGGTGTTTTGCTACAACGACGCGACTGCACTTCAACTGCAGTTGGTTGCGAAGAGATTGGGCTTGAGTATTCCGGAAGATCTCTCAGTGATTGGTTTCGACGATGCACCGATAGGTGATTTCAGAGATATTCTCACAACTTTTGCCCATCCTAAAGAAGAAGTCGGCAGAAAAGCAGCTGAATTACTATTGAAGATGCTCGATAATGGTCAAGTAGAAAGATGTGTTCTCCCACCGGAACTGATTGAGAGAAGCTCGGTGGCATCCCCGAGTTTTTGA
- a CDS encoding sugar ABC transporter substrate-binding protein, which produces MVRRLLTVALVILFIAVGFSTVKISVLCSPDNADALKWLAGEFMKRNPDIQVEIVPLSWEVLYPKLLQDLRSQAGSFEAFTYDVMTTGAVSFGLVDLGEFMSKYPHLLPPDYDLGDFIPQVLEESGKWQGKLIGLPFYNNTMLFYYRKDLFEDPKLKQAFKEKYGRELTLPVTWEEVKEIAEFFTKKFNRNSPTEYGIALMFPRTHTLFYMYLLFFGEYRNAPLGIMKHGQADLEYGEYFTADRRPAFNSEEGLKALEMMKRLMPYSPDPLGSDYGETIEYFNQGLVAMVPQWTGPYLIFKSTVGAEKVGIIPMPGRSVSGQWALAINKFIPEEKKVAAFKFITFATSKWADKSKFLRFAVAPARMSTLKDPEVRAADPRVPALEVTYITQTHRPRIPEEPRLEDITVETFSKILAGTLPLSMDTLNDLARRWREILGK; this is translated from the coding sequence ATGGTTAGAAGGTTGCTGACGGTGGCTTTAGTGATCCTTTTCATTGCGGTTGGGTTCTCCACAGTTAAGATCTCCGTTTTGTGCTCTCCAGATAATGCAGATGCTCTCAAATGGCTCGCAGGCGAATTCATGAAGCGAAATCCAGACATTCAGGTCGAAATCGTCCCACTCTCATGGGAAGTTCTCTATCCAAAGCTGTTACAAGATTTGAGATCGCAAGCAGGATCATTTGAAGCGTTCACCTATGACGTCATGACAACGGGTGCTGTTTCCTTCGGACTTGTAGATCTTGGAGAATTCATGAGCAAATATCCACACCTTTTGCCTCCAGATTACGATCTGGGAGATTTCATTCCACAAGTGCTTGAAGAGTCCGGCAAGTGGCAAGGTAAGCTGATCGGTTTACCATTTTACAACAACACGATGCTTTTCTACTACAGAAAGGATTTATTTGAAGATCCGAAGTTGAAACAAGCATTCAAGGAAAAGTACGGTCGAGAGTTGACCTTGCCCGTCACATGGGAAGAAGTCAAGGAAATAGCTGAGTTCTTCACAAAGAAATTCAACAGGAACTCTCCCACCGAGTATGGAATTGCCTTGATGTTCCCAAGAACTCACACTTTGTTCTACATGTATCTACTGTTCTTCGGTGAGTACAGAAACGCCCCACTCGGTATCATGAAACATGGTCAAGCAGATTTAGAGTATGGTGAATACTTCACGGCCGACCGCAGGCCTGCATTCAACAGCGAAGAGGGACTTAAAGCTCTTGAAATGATGAAAAGGCTCATGCCTTACAGCCCAGATCCACTAGGCTCTGATTATGGTGAAACGATAGAATACTTCAACCAAGGGCTTGTAGCAATGGTTCCTCAGTGGACAGGTCCATACCTCATCTTCAAGTCGACCGTCGGAGCTGAAAAGGTCGGTATTATACCTATGCCTGGAAGATCGGTGAGTGGCCAATGGGCTCTCGCTATCAACAAGTTTATACCTGAGGAGAAAAAGGTGGCGGCTTTCAAATTCATAACCTTCGCCACAAGTAAATGGGCCGATAAAAGCAAATTCCTCAGATTTGCCGTAGCTCCAGCGAGGATGTCCACACTCAAAGATCCAGAGGTCAGAGCCGCCGATCCAAGAGTGCCAGCACTCGAGGTGACTTACATCACCCAGACACACAGGCCAAGAATTCCAGAAGAACCACGTCTTGAAGACATCACCGTTGAAACGTTCTCAAAAATACTTGCAGGTACATTGCCACTCTCCATGGACACACTCAACGATCTTGCAAGGAGATGGCGAGAAATACTCGGTAAATGA